In the genome of Fulvivirga maritima, one region contains:
- a CDS encoding IS3 family transposase, translating to MFRFIKEYNHRFGVERMCKVLKVSRSGFYNWSNRRPSMRKLENEKVSAYIRTIHSNSRGRYGSPKITEELRDLGWRISRPRVARIMRNQGIRSIICRKFRGTTTQSRHNYPVAKNLLNRDFQANLPGHKWVSDITYIPTGQGWMYLTIIMDLYDRKIIGWSLSRSMACHDTIWPAWRMALINRPITNQLIFHSDRGVQYATYSFSDHLKSKGIQQSMSRKGNCWDNAVAENFFKILKSELVKHTNFYSILQAKNDLFEFIEIWYNRKRKHSYLGYKTPEQFNNHNYSKCA from the coding sequence ATATTCCGGTTCATAAAGGAATACAACCACAGATTTGGTGTTGAGAGGATGTGTAAAGTACTTAAAGTCAGTAGAAGTGGTTTCTATAATTGGAGCAACAGAAGGCCATCAATGAGAAAGTTGGAGAATGAAAAGGTATCCGCATATATCAGGACTATACACAGCAATAGCAGAGGAAGGTATGGTAGCCCGAAGATCACCGAGGAGTTACGAGACCTGGGTTGGCGTATCTCTCGCCCCAGAGTGGCCAGGATCATGCGTAACCAGGGCATTAGAAGTATTATTTGCAGAAAGTTCAGAGGAACTACCACCCAATCAAGACACAACTATCCAGTAGCTAAAAACCTATTAAACAGAGATTTTCAGGCAAACCTTCCGGGGCATAAATGGGTCTCTGATATTACATACATCCCCACTGGTCAAGGTTGGATGTATTTAACCATCATTATGGATTTGTACGATCGAAAGATTATAGGATGGTCATTGAGTAGGTCTATGGCGTGCCATGATACAATATGGCCAGCCTGGAGAATGGCTTTAATTAATAGGCCAATAACAAACCAATTAATATTTCATTCCGACCGGGGAGTGCAGTATGCCACCTATTCTTTTTCAGATCACCTCAAAAGTAAGGGTATACAACAAAGCATGAGTAGAAAAGGTAATTGCTGGGATAATGCTGTGGCAGAAAACTTCTTTAAGATACTGAAGTCAGAACTGGTCAAACATACCAATTTCTATAGTATTCTTCAGGCCAAGAATGACCTGTTCGAATTTATAGAAATATGGTATAATAGAAAAAGAAAACATTCGTACTTAGGATATAAGACGCCTGAACAATTTAATAACCATAACTATTCAAAATGCGCTTAA
- a CDS encoding ankyrin repeat domain-containing protein: MTLVEAINNKDYALAAELVEGSMKKDIKAALEQTYFFQNMHQHAAGLAMLNALADKGLIELDVYEYNNLDTSILGKVISYFKWNDPTDSLEELKSLLQKAENIDEPIRGTNLFSFAISQNVPVEVLKCMNEAGCDIQFVDDKGENYLHKIAVNDAQLASDYIEYLVSEGVDIDAANNWEQTPLLRQLTNSNSYSKATFIALLENGADPFVELNGKNALELALVNFNEEQFEILENHGLTLELEKQDNEQQSVVFRFLNSTSDTLSSTDETFFTKLLEIGFDPYQINKGNYQKEQTPLDLILNKKAEYLELFLEYVDFDPNVVDHEGNSSLHKVCNYNVNFEDSKAKEVYRKVKLLVKAGADPMLQNNKGQTPQDLAARDSKKYMTVEYLMKKVDK, encoded by the coding sequence ATGACGCTTGTAGAAGCTATTAACAATAAAGATTATGCTCTTGCTGCTGAGTTGGTAGAGGGAAGTATGAAAAAGGACATAAAAGCAGCGTTGGAACAAACTTATTTTTTCCAGAATATGCATCAGCATGCTGCTGGTCTTGCTATGCTCAATGCTTTGGCAGATAAAGGGCTTATTGAGCTGGATGTATACGAATACAATAATCTGGATACTTCAATACTGGGTAAGGTTATATCCTATTTCAAATGGAATGACCCCACTGATTCACTTGAGGAGCTAAAATCACTGTTGCAAAAAGCTGAGAACATAGATGAGCCTATCCGAGGAACGAATTTATTTAGTTTTGCTATCAGTCAAAACGTTCCGGTAGAAGTACTCAAGTGTATGAATGAGGCGGGTTGTGATATCCAATTTGTTGATGATAAGGGCGAGAATTACTTACATAAGATTGCTGTAAATGATGCGCAGCTCGCATCGGATTATATAGAATATTTAGTGAGTGAAGGCGTAGATATTGATGCCGCAAATAATTGGGAGCAGACACCCCTTCTGCGTCAGCTAACTAATAGTAATAGCTATTCTAAAGCAACCTTTATAGCACTGTTAGAGAATGGGGCGGATCCTTTTGTAGAATTGAATGGTAAGAATGCGTTGGAGTTGGCCTTGGTAAATTTCAATGAAGAGCAATTTGAAATACTAGAAAATCATGGATTAACCCTGGAGCTGGAAAAGCAGGATAATGAGCAGCAAAGCGTTGTTTTTCGCTTTTTGAATAGCACTTCTGACACGCTTAGCAGTACAGACGAGACCTTTTTCACTAAGTTACTGGAAATAGGTTTTGATCCTTACCAGATTAATAAAGGCAATTATCAGAAGGAGCAGACGCCATTAGACTTAATACTGAATAAAAAGGCAGAGTACTTAGAGCTGTTTTTGGAATACGTAGATTTCGATCCAAATGTGGTTGATCATGAAGGGAATAGCAGCTTGCATAAGGTTTGTAACTATAATGTAAACTTCGAGGATAGTAAGGCCAAAGAGGTATATCGGAAGGTAAAGCTTTTGGTGAAGGCTGGAGCAGATCCTATGCTGCAAAATAACAAAGGGCAAACCCCGCAAGACTTAGCTGCCCGAGACAGCAAAAAGTATATGACGGTAGAATATTTAATGAAGAAAGTGGATAAGTAG
- a CDS encoding ankyrin repeat domain-containing protein produces MSFLDKLFGGEKKEEPIFQATQKFFEDHPESLEQVIKGGNLERIKSLLDASNFQKADENNHKPFFYATLYAKTDVIEYLFSLGSVFEEARKTPMSSAFNTLIESGSAEVLQTFIKHGYIVPLGDKGAPVIQKAIQARASKEFVEILLDKGAELSIYEGMSPLETAIVENSDEEIILLLMDVNCPLSEGSNIKFVERLLLAPLGPNKKGRVLKKAVELYNIDLNQPIEDKTILELAIEYKLSSFVLNLIINGVKFQSHLHEVTSLLSHKQMEKLAEFLSTEKSDISEYLSLLSYTYLKAYVDDNNDLSDKYVVEGITLNRRIKSDERLALLQTCIEKKADINLCSDEKHNPLYAMTKNIHPEEPLDVISFLLENGALIEYNGYSALFYALSNYHMGLIGLFLENGANVNFIDVNNEGVANYFFKEHANLNSSLKRREVLKLLIKHGMDVNNKTVYISNTDQENNSEKDHKPERQEVSAVGRFMIEKELRLLDVILEDPEIKITDEDIIFYAIENVSRDHFIKELIALNPAYVKKDYYKKGAQSADANILNLGLRKFTPQLLDYILDNYPEISVDNEVEPAILDILDNNYYPIELMKKLISKLSDINRTYLFTEDKTQYTSTLLLEYAKKNRKVRGNERYHTILSYLLEQGADPKATAKSEEVAEGQLKERSIFIEARPIDVLPLEVYDLLYAYGASLSEPVGESHESPLMSLISRYDVRDETLGELMGYAFSKEAFDLEQKDKSEYTLLLAAAAYGLPHTTQSLITLGADIEAKGGANQSQALHHAITSVPNVLATLRLQVAQRLLDAGINSEVKDKFQMTPLMAAAEVGAGSVAHELITRGADVNATDANGSSVLHRAILGRNSYDMPHRHGSVKSKIIVELVEAGANINHVADYGGSALVYAIDYGDREIFDTLLRLNADINTTCSEGFLPLYYAQLIRDQYFANTLFRNPDLQINKADGQHRTILHQLLEVDFPLVVFEKILKSMTDHGADINHHNEIDPLLLYYVKMMSFVSRREVGFTRKEKTIDPVEDKKAKAIVKAGADVKLAIEIAETNKESDEIVEYLKTLLADS; encoded by the coding sequence ATGTCATTTTTAGATAAACTTTTTGGAGGAGAGAAGAAAGAAGAGCCTATTTTTCAGGCGACCCAAAAGTTTTTTGAAGACCACCCAGAAAGCCTGGAACAAGTGATAAAGGGTGGCAACCTGGAGCGCATCAAGTCTTTACTTGATGCCTCCAACTTTCAAAAGGCTGATGAGAATAATCACAAGCCCTTTTTCTATGCTACCTTATATGCTAAAACTGATGTAATAGAATATCTTTTCTCTTTAGGTAGCGTTTTTGAGGAAGCTCGTAAAACACCTATGAGCTCTGCTTTTAATACCCTTATTGAAAGTGGAAGTGCGGAGGTATTGCAGACTTTTATTAAACACGGTTACATTGTGCCCTTGGGAGATAAAGGTGCTCCTGTAATTCAGAAGGCCATTCAGGCCAGAGCTTCTAAAGAATTTGTAGAGATCCTTCTGGATAAAGGCGCAGAGCTCAGTATTTATGAGGGCATGTCTCCTTTAGAAACGGCCATAGTAGAAAACAGTGATGAAGAGATTATTCTTTTGCTCATGGATGTGAACTGCCCGCTTAGTGAGGGGAGTAATATCAAGTTTGTGGAGCGACTGCTTTTGGCTCCATTAGGTCCGAATAAAAAAGGAAGAGTGTTGAAAAAGGCCGTGGAGCTTTACAATATTGACCTCAACCAACCCATTGAAGATAAAACCATTTTGGAATTAGCCATAGAATACAAGCTTAGCTCTTTTGTGTTGAATTTGATTATTAATGGCGTTAAGTTTCAATCACATTTACATGAAGTAACTTCACTTTTATCTCATAAGCAGATGGAGAAGTTGGCTGAATTTTTGTCGACTGAGAAAAGTGATATTTCTGAATATCTGTCACTGCTTTCATATACGTATTTGAAGGCTTATGTAGATGATAATAATGACCTCTCTGATAAGTATGTGGTAGAAGGAATTACGCTAAACAGAAGAATCAAGTCCGATGAAAGGTTAGCGTTATTGCAAACCTGCATAGAAAAAAAAGCAGATATTAACCTTTGTTCTGATGAAAAGCATAATCCGCTTTATGCCATGACTAAAAACATTCATCCTGAAGAGCCACTTGATGTTATTTCATTTCTTCTGGAAAATGGAGCGCTGATAGAATATAACGGTTATAGTGCGCTTTTTTATGCGCTCAGTAATTACCATATGGGTTTAATAGGGCTGTTTTTGGAAAATGGTGCTAATGTTAACTTCATAGATGTTAATAATGAAGGCGTGGCTAACTACTTCTTCAAAGAACATGCGAATCTTAATTCTTCTTTAAAAAGGCGGGAAGTACTTAAGCTTTTAATAAAGCATGGTATGGATGTGAACAACAAGACTGTTTATATCTCAAATACAGATCAAGAAAATAACTCTGAAAAGGACCATAAACCAGAAAGGCAGGAAGTGAGTGCAGTTGGTCGTTTTATGATAGAGAAGGAGTTACGATTGTTAGATGTGATTTTGGAAGATCCTGAAATAAAGATCACTGATGAAGACATTATTTTCTATGCTATTGAAAATGTTTCCAGAGACCATTTCATTAAAGAGCTCATAGCACTAAATCCTGCTTATGTTAAAAAGGATTATTACAAAAAAGGTGCGCAAAGTGCAGATGCTAATATCCTCAACCTGGGATTAAGGAAATTCACACCTCAGCTGCTGGATTATATTCTGGATAACTACCCTGAAATATCAGTAGATAATGAGGTAGAACCTGCTATACTGGATATTCTTGATAATAATTATTATCCCATAGAATTGATGAAAAAGCTAATCAGCAAGCTCAGTGATATCAATCGAACTTATTTGTTTACTGAAGATAAAACGCAGTATACTAGCACTTTGCTCTTAGAATACGCTAAAAAGAATAGAAAGGTAAGGGGCAATGAAAGGTATCATACCATTCTAAGTTATTTATTAGAGCAAGGCGCTGATCCTAAAGCTACAGCAAAATCAGAAGAAGTAGCTGAGGGCCAACTCAAAGAGAGAAGCATTTTTATAGAAGCCAGACCTATAGATGTTTTGCCATTGGAGGTATACGATCTATTGTATGCATATGGAGCTTCATTGAGTGAGCCTGTAGGAGAATCACATGAAAGTCCATTGATGTCGCTAATCTCTCGTTATGATGTGAGAGATGAAACCCTGGGGGAATTGATGGGCTATGCCTTTTCAAAAGAGGCCTTTGATCTTGAGCAAAAGGATAAGTCAGAATATACGCTTTTGTTGGCTGCAGCCGCCTATGGCTTGCCACATACCACACAAAGTCTGATTACACTGGGCGCCGATATTGAAGCCAAAGGAGGAGCAAATCAGTCACAGGCATTGCATCATGCAATTACCAGTGTGCCTAATGTATTAGCTACTTTGCGCTTGCAGGTAGCTCAGAGACTGTTGGACGCAGGTATTAATTCCGAAGTCAAAGATAAATTTCAGATGACACCACTTATGGCCGCAGCTGAAGTGGGAGCAGGCAGCGTGGCGCATGAGTTAATCACTCGCGGAGCTGATGTAAACGCTACTGATGCTAATGGTAGTTCAGTATTGCACAGAGCTATTTTGGGTAGAAATAGCTATGATATGCCTCACCGACATGGTAGTGTTAAAAGCAAAATTATAGTGGAGCTTGTGGAGGCAGGTGCCAATATTAATCATGTGGCAGATTACGGCGGTTCAGCCCTGGTATATGCTATTGATTATGGTGATAGAGAGATTTTTGATACGCTACTTAGGTTAAATGCCGATATCAATACTACCTGTAGTGAAGGCTTTTTGCCACTCTATTACGCTCAGCTTATTAGGGATCAGTATTTTGCCAATACGCTATTCAGGAATCCAGATCTCCAAATCAATAAAGCCGATGGCCAGCATCGTACCATTTTACATCAGTTACTGGAAGTGGATTTTCCATTGGTGGTTTTCGAGAAAATATTGAAGAGCATGACAGATCATGGTGCCGATATTAACCATCATAATGAAATAGACCCGCTGCTACTTTACTATGTGAAGATGATGAGTTTTGTAAGCCGTAGAGAAGTAGGTTTTACCAGAAAAGAGAAAACCATTGATCCTGTAGAAGATAAAAAAGCAAAGGCTATTGTAAAGGCAGGAGCCGATGTGAAACTGGCAATAGAAATAGCTGAAACGAATAAAGAAAGTGATGAAATTGTAGAATATTTAAAAACTTTACTTGCTGATAGTTAA
- a CDS encoding ankyrin repeat domain-containing protein, whose amino-acid sequence MVQSLLENGADLSLTDEDGNSPLLVATSTLNKPIITLLLDNGADLNETNDSGYTPLFWACLKRNNMLVKYYLEQGADPFIESNEGLSPVWLACSNNQKDLVKAFLDFGVDVNTTKNHHGNFVLENYLKWITNSFDSAIEDYSQMACDGESLLHVAAKKGHLSMVKLLTDAGADIDLVDQAGNSALHYAAAAGKKDVVKHLLSLDADYTLVNKAEQTAMDYSNIKGYNEITEMLLAKKMEG is encoded by the coding sequence ATAGTACAATCATTATTAGAAAATGGTGCTGACCTTTCTCTTACTGATGAAGATGGCAATAGCCCGCTTTTAGTGGCTACCAGTACGCTGAATAAGCCTATTATTACCCTGCTTTTAGACAATGGTGCTGACTTAAATGAGACAAATGACTCTGGTTATACACCGCTTTTCTGGGCTTGCCTCAAGCGAAATAACATGCTGGTAAAATACTACTTGGAGCAAGGAGCAGATCCTTTTATAGAATCTAATGAAGGGCTTTCTCCTGTGTGGCTGGCTTGTTCAAACAATCAAAAAGATTTGGTTAAGGCCTTTTTAGATTTTGGGGTAGATGTAAACACTACTAAAAACCATCATGGAAACTTCGTGCTGGAAAATTACCTCAAATGGATAACAAATAGCTTTGACAGTGCCATAGAAGATTATAGTCAGATGGCTTGTGATGGTGAGAGCCTGCTACACGTGGCTGCTAAGAAAGGACACCTGAGCATGGTTAAGCTCCTGACTGATGCTGGCGCTGATATTGATCTGGTAGACCAGGCAGGAAATTCGGCATTGCACTATGCTGCTGCTGCGGGGAAAAAGGATGTAGTAAAACATCTGTTGTCATTAGACGCTGATTATACTTTGGTGAATAAAGCAGAGCAAACCGCCATGGATTATAGCAACATCAAAGGGTATAACGAGATTACAGAAATGCTTCTCGCTAAAAAAATGGAGGGATAA
- the hemG gene encoding menaquinone-dependent protoporphyrinogen IX dehydrogenase, whose protein sequence is MSQKIGILYSTVDGQTLKICQRISGHLQAYGHACELAELGSFDQQVTDYDFLIIGASIRYGKHNKKVLNFIKKHHKPLSNIKTAFFSVNLVARKEAKNTCGTNPYVVKFFKQINWHPDICDVFAGVLDYDSYSPLDRFMIRLIMKMTDGPTHTDGPMEFTNWQRVKEFSKKVSLMIEQEAEPV, encoded by the coding sequence ATGAGTCAAAAAATAGGCATTTTGTACTCTACGGTGGATGGCCAGACGTTAAAAATTTGCCAGCGCATTAGCGGGCATTTGCAGGCCTACGGTCATGCCTGCGAACTGGCGGAGTTAGGCTCCTTTGACCAGCAAGTTACTGATTATGACTTCCTCATTATTGGAGCCAGCATCAGATACGGAAAACATAATAAAAAGGTGTTAAACTTCATCAAAAAACACCATAAGCCTCTTTCTAATATTAAAACGGCCTTTTTTTCTGTCAATTTAGTAGCGCGCAAAGAAGCCAAAAACACCTGCGGCACCAATCCTTATGTGGTGAAATTCTTCAAGCAAATCAATTGGCATCCTGATATTTGTGATGTTTTTGCCGGAGTACTTGACTACGATTCCTATTCTCCACTAGATCGCTTTATGATCAGGCTAATTATGAAAATGACTGATGGCCCCACCCATACTGATGGGCCTATGGAATTTACAAATTGGCAACGGGTTAAAGAGTTTTCTAAAAAGGTCAGCCTCATGATTGAGCAAGAAGCTGAACCCGTTTAA
- a CDS encoding acyltransferase family protein produces the protein MTKPDRLLSLDVFRGITIVAMLIVNDPGSWSYIYPPLEHASWHGCTPTDLVFPFFLFIVGVSISLSLKKARYEKEHHSSRIGHIIKRSIILFGIGLFLNAFPFFHLESIRIPGVLQRIAIVFLVCAVLFLKTSWKSQVIISIIVLLLYWLLMAVFPMPYNQNLLPGDNLAAHIDAYFLSGHMWSSTKTWDPEGLMSTFPAIVTGVIGMLAGQWLQLKQSKETVVIGLFVVGNVLIVLGLFWDMTFPINKSLWTSSYVLYAGGIALNFLAILYWLLDVKMWRSVFWLPFKAFGVNAIFAFIFGVLLSYAFGYTIQVPLFQFLKTITGNPKLSSLIYALFFVCVTFIPVWILYKKKIFLKV, from the coding sequence TTGACGAAACCTGACCGATTACTTTCTTTAGATGTTTTTAGGGGCATTACCATAGTGGCTATGCTTATAGTAAATGATCCTGGCTCCTGGAGTTATATTTACCCGCCTTTAGAGCATGCATCCTGGCATGGATGCACTCCTACAGATCTCGTGTTTCCCTTCTTTTTGTTTATTGTAGGTGTTTCCATAAGTCTATCATTAAAAAAGGCGAGGTATGAGAAGGAGCATCATAGTAGCCGAATTGGGCATATTATTAAGCGGAGTATAATACTTTTTGGCATTGGTTTATTTCTCAATGCTTTTCCTTTTTTTCATTTAGAAAGCATTCGTATTCCCGGGGTGCTGCAGCGGATCGCCATTGTATTTTTAGTTTGTGCTGTGCTCTTTCTGAAAACAAGTTGGAAGTCTCAAGTGATTATTTCCATTATTGTGTTGCTGCTGTATTGGCTTCTAATGGCGGTATTTCCTATGCCTTATAATCAAAATTTGCTTCCGGGAGATAATTTAGCCGCACATATAGATGCTTATTTTCTATCGGGGCATATGTGGTCGTCTACTAAAACCTGGGATCCGGAGGGGCTTATGAGTACCTTCCCGGCCATTGTAACAGGTGTAATTGGAATGTTGGCAGGGCAGTGGTTACAACTAAAGCAAAGCAAAGAAACGGTGGTCATAGGCCTGTTTGTGGTTGGAAATGTGTTAATAGTCCTTGGCTTGTTTTGGGATATGACCTTTCCTATTAACAAAAGCTTATGGACTAGCTCTTATGTGTTGTACGCCGGCGGCATTGCATTAAATTTTCTTGCCATTTTGTACTGGTTGCTAGATGTTAAAATGTGGAGGAGCGTATTTTGGTTGCCTTTTAAAGCATTCGGGGTCAACGCTATTTTTGCTTTCATATTTGGGGTGTTACTTTCGTATGCTTTTGGTTATACTATCCAGGTGCCTTTATTTCAATTCTTAAAAACCATAACCGGAAACCCGAAACTAAGCTCATTGATCTATGCGCTGTTTTTTGTCTGTGTTACTTTTATCCCGGTATGGATTCTGTATAAAAAGAAGATTTTTCTAAAAGTGTAG
- a CDS encoding TonB-dependent receptor plug domain-containing protein: MKGVFVYLIFIFLCPHLVSSQVKPDSTLESELTLEELMNIPIAVASSQALSPRESPGIVSLITADDIAKSGARDMIDVLRTVPGFQLGMDVSGVLGIGIRGNWAFEGKVLILLDGHEMNETSYATTSIGDRFPLDQIERIEIIRGPGSALYGGYAELGVINIISKKAENISGASAAISYGQMQSDFGRFSSTVMVGKELGDFAFDAKITSSKHLRSNRTYTDIVGSSYDMTDYSDIKNIHINGGFSYKGLSLRLLHENHIIEQRDLFYDIMPEAINLEFETTAVNIKYNWVISDKVNIIPQFQYKDQSPWKSYGETAQRMDELGYIGSYSYREVSKISGNIKLNVDFNPSINLISGVEVYENKGEFKTGVYQFNSSPNISFQNLSIFSQALFKTSFANITVGARFNDHEQFGSSFVPRVAMTKTINNFHFKLLASQAFRAPSIQNIDSNTEIDPEQTSVLEVEAGYKLTENMLITANLFKTVIDDPIVYFYDVNTDTEGYDNFNKTGSQGIELVYIYQSSRISANLNYSYYLTKDNKVESYKVPRQDNMMLGFAKSQINLLAGLHITDNFTINPSATYLGKRYGYSSIDDNFEPVLEEFDPVHFVNVYLNYNNLFVKNLDVGVGVHNLTNNDYSFIQPYNSGHAPLPSKSTEYGIKLVYKVGF, translated from the coding sequence ATGAAAGGAGTTTTTGTTTATCTGATCTTTATTTTTTTGTGTCCCCATTTGGTATCCTCACAAGTTAAACCCGATTCTACTCTTGAAAGTGAGCTTACATTGGAAGAGTTGATGAACATCCCTATTGCAGTGGCATCTTCACAGGCACTTTCTCCACGTGAATCTCCAGGTATAGTTAGCTTAATAACAGCTGATGATATTGCCAAAAGTGGAGCGCGGGATATGATTGATGTTTTAAGAACGGTTCCAGGTTTTCAATTAGGTATGGATGTTTCAGGAGTTTTAGGTATAGGCATTCGAGGTAATTGGGCGTTTGAAGGAAAGGTTTTAATCCTTTTAGATGGCCATGAAATGAATGAAACTTCTTATGCCACTACGTCTATAGGAGATCGTTTCCCATTAGATCAAATAGAGAGAATTGAGATAATAAGAGGTCCGGGATCAGCGCTTTATGGTGGTTACGCAGAATTAGGCGTAATAAATATAATAAGTAAGAAGGCGGAGAATATTAGTGGTGCTTCGGCTGCTATCTCTTATGGTCAAATGCAGAGTGATTTTGGTAGGTTTAGTAGTACAGTGATGGTAGGGAAGGAGTTAGGAGATTTTGCTTTCGATGCAAAGATCACATCCTCCAAACACCTAAGGAGCAATCGGACGTATACAGATATTGTTGGTTCTTCTTATGATATGACTGATTATTCAGATATAAAAAACATACATATCAATGGGGGTTTTTCTTATAAAGGGCTTTCATTAAGATTGTTACACGAGAATCATATCATTGAACAAAGAGACTTATTCTATGACATCATGCCTGAAGCTATCAATTTGGAATTTGAAACCACCGCGGTGAATATAAAGTATAACTGGGTGATATCAGATAAAGTAAATATAATACCTCAATTTCAATATAAAGATCAATCTCCCTGGAAGTCTTATGGAGAGACTGCTCAAAGAATGGATGAATTAGGGTACATTGGCTCTTACTCATATAGGGAGGTGTCTAAGATATCAGGAAACATTAAATTGAACGTTGACTTTAATCCTTCAATAAACCTAATTAGTGGTGTAGAGGTATATGAAAATAAAGGTGAATTCAAGACAGGAGTTTATCAATTCAATAGTTCTCCGAATATTAGTTTTCAGAATTTGTCAATTTTTAGCCAAGCACTTTTTAAGACCAGCTTTGCTAATATTACTGTGGGTGCTAGGTTTAATGACCATGAGCAGTTTGGTAGTTCTTTTGTGCCACGGGTGGCAATGACTAAAACCATTAATAACTTTCATTTTAAATTGCTAGCGAGTCAGGCTTTTAGGGCACCAAGTATTCAGAATATTGATTCTAATACAGAAATAGATCCTGAGCAAACGTCTGTATTAGAGGTGGAGGCTGGCTATAAGCTAACCGAAAATATGCTCATTACAGCTAACTTATTTAAGACGGTAATTGATGATCCTATAGTTTATTTTTATGATGTAAACACAGATACGGAAGGATATGATAATTTCAATAAAACGGGCTCTCAAGGGATAGAATTAGTATATATTTATCAGAGCAGTAGAATTTCAGCAAACCTTAATTACTCATACTATCTTACTAAAGATAATAAGGTGGAATCTTATAAGGTGCCAAGGCAAGATAATATGATGCTTGGATTTGCTAAAAGTCAGATTAATTTGCTGGCAGGCTTACATATTACTGATAATTTCACCATAAATCCATCTGCAACATATCTTGGTAAACGCTACGGGTATAGTTCCATAGATGATAACTTTGAGCCTGTATTGGAAGAGTTCGATCCAGTACATTTCGTAAATGTCTATTTAAATTACAATAACTTGTTCGTGAAAAACCTGGATGTGGGAGTAGGAGTGCACAATCTTACCAATAACGATTATTCCTTTATTCAACCCTACAATAGTGGACATGCTCCTTTGCCTTCAAAATCAACTGAGTATGGAATAAAATTAGTCTATAAAGTAGGCTTTTGA
- a CDS encoding transposase has translation MKRVRREFDKEFKQMAVNLCLSGKSTREVADELGLRTELVTRWKREYNEYKEGSFSGHGNQNLTSEQKEIARLKRELREAQLERDILKKAVSIFSKGDNKYSGS, from the coding sequence ATGAAAAGAGTAAGAAGAGAGTTTGACAAGGAGTTTAAACAGATGGCAGTGAACCTGTGCCTGTCAGGAAAAAGTACAAGAGAAGTAGCTGATGAGCTTGGTTTAAGGACTGAGCTGGTTACCCGATGGAAACGTGAATACAATGAGTACAAAGAAGGTAGTTTTTCAGGTCATGGTAATCAGAATTTAACCTCAGAACAAAAGGAGATAGCCCGTTTAAAACGAGAACTGCGTGAAGCCCAACTAGAAAGGGATATTTTAAAAAAGGCAGTAAGCATCTTCTCCAAGGGAGACAACAAATATTCCGGTTCATAA
- a CDS encoding ankyrin repeat domain-containing protein: MSKSFIEACANGNRRIAEMLLEKDEEIEVNYTDEQGRTAMHFAAGKGYLDIIKNLINQGADKDYEDHKGITPLYYAIEGRQKHVAQFLLEEGARPDIKDKEENTLYHLVATSGQKELLQLLLDAGVDVNVANSHSETPLLLAIAKRKKRHSTIIIRKWC, from the coding sequence ATGTCAAAATCATTTATAGAAGCCTGTGCTAATGGTAATCGCAGGATTGCAGAGATGCTACTGGAGAAGGATGAAGAGATAGAAGTAAATTATACTGATGAGCAAGGCAGAACGGCTATGCACTTTGCTGCTGGCAAGGGATACCTTGATATCATTAAAAATCTTATTAATCAGGGGGCCGATAAAGACTATGAAGATCATAAAGGCATAACGCCGCTTTACTATGCTATTGAAGGCAGGCAGAAGCACGTGGCTCAGTTTCTTTTGGAAGAAGGTGCCCGACCTGATATTAAGGATAAGGAAGAAAATACCCTTTATCACTTGGTGGCTACATCCGGTCAAAAGGAACTTCTTCAGTTATTGCTAGATGCGGGAGTAGATGTAAATGTGGCTAATAGTCATTCTGAAACCCCTTTATTATTGGCTATAGCCAAAAGAAAAAAGAGACATAGTACAATCATTATTAGAAAATGGTGCTGA